The Xiphophorus hellerii strain 12219 chromosome 6, Xiphophorus_hellerii-4.1, whole genome shotgun sequence genomic interval TTGGTCGGTGTAAACACGGTGAATGTCCTGTCATCACATCGCTCAGGAAGGAGAAATGGTTCTATGTCCCAGAGATTAATGTGATTTGGTCCAAAATGAGCAAAACTGAACCCAGAACAAAAACCTAGAGAAGATGCCAGCCGAAGCTGATAAGACGGAGTCGTCACTCGCACCGAAACATGTCCAGTTAGGCTTGAATGCCGCTCAGTAAGGAGGAAGCTATTACTCCTAAAAGAAACATAAGAATCAAATTGCGGTTTGAAGATCCACACATGGACAAAGACATTCAATTTTATAGACCTGTGGTCTGACGACACTAAAGTGGAACCGTTTGGTCTGTTGTTACATTTGGAGATGAAAACCTGGGAACAGCACCCCATCTGGTTAGCATGGGGATGGCAAGCATCGTGTTATGTTGGCTAAAATAGATGGCATCATTATTAAAGAATattatgtgaaaacattaaGGCAACATCATccaggaagttaaagcttgGGTCCAAATGGGTATTACAAATGGACAGTGACCCTTAACATGCAGCCAAAATGGTTGCAAAGTGGCTTATGGACAacaaagttgtttgttttttttggtgtggCCGTCGCAAAAAGCCCTGATCTCAATCCGATAGAGATATTAGATAAGAAACGGCAGGGAGGAAGGAGCCTTACTAACCTGACTCAGTTACACCGGTTCTGTCAGGGGGGAACTCCAAAAAACTACtgagaagcttgtggaaggaaacGCAAAAGATTTGACCCAAGTCACGCAGTTCAAACGTTGAattgaacacttttttttttagctgtaatgAGGAAATTTATGGAAACGtctgattttgaagacaccGACACATAAATCTCTAATAACCTCTTTTATTGTTGTGATACTGGGCAtataactgacctaaaacacgAGACGTCGGATCCGATTTAACTTCAGACGGTGAGAAAACAAAGGTGCacgtgtctttttttgtttggtttacgTAAACTTCTGGTGTCGACTGTAAATGCAAGAAAGTCAGTGATAAAGAGCAGGATTACTAAGGCAGGTTTCGGCTGACTTGTGTGTGAAATGGTGGGAGCCGGAGGGGCAGGGGGAGGCGGGTTGCTAAAAAGCGCCTCAGTCTGTTTTTGGCATCTCACCAGCAAAATCATGTATtcacagagggggaaaaaaaccaaaaaaaaccttaaGTGACCTTCCTCCGCGGGCTGCAAGGACGCTCAGGCTCAGCCATGCTGCAATAACAGCGACGCCTGTTGGCTCCTGCTGCCCACTGGTCTGACTGACGCTCCGTCATCCTTTGGAACAAACTCCAACGCACGGGGGTTCACAAGAGTATCtcaaagtttatttcttttcataGTATTGTgacgattaaaaaaaacaaattctgtaCAATGAATTATTGCATTCAAAGGTTTCCATACATGGTTATCAACTTGATACGTTTTGAGTCACCGGCCCCTCAAATGGAACATTTTCTGAGGGCGTTTTTAAATAATAGGCATGCTTAAAGATCTGTATTTACAtatatctacatttttttttatttttttgcttaattctctttttttcatatatagaaaaataaaaatctctccATGTACAAGGCTTGCATATGATACACTTCATGTCCAACAAATGTCTCAAAGTGATTGACTGGACCTCAGAGGCGGCTCTCAGCATAGAGACAGACATACATGAAACCGCAGAGCCGACCCAAGGCATCAGAAAACTGTGTAGCTGCTCAGGGCCTCCAGAGCCAACAGGGGGCAGCAAAGAGCTCTACAACTGTTGCACAAGTCAagttttagatctttttttttgttgttttcttgtaCAAGTGATACATCTGTAGTttattgtgcaaaataaaacttgtgaTCACATTATACATCATATCTGAAATCATTTAGTATTTATATGGTTTTTACAGTTTATGCTATACAATCCCCTAAGTTAGGGTGAGCTTTCATGGTATCGTTTCTGTTATATGTACGATGCGTTAACTTTTGATTACAAAAGGGATTATTTGAATGATGGCAGCTGACAAGGGCcccaaatcaaattctgctcagGGCCCCATTCACTCTTGGACCGGCTCTGTATGCCAGGATAGGATTCTGTAAGCTCACTCAGCAATACAGCCGCATCTCTCTCAGCTTTGAAGcatcaaaaattaaaactctGGAAAGTCTGTGCATTTCATCGAGAGCGCGAGAGTTTGTGCGACGCTCCGCCCTAGACGTCGTTGTTGGGGCAGTGCGTCGGAGTCGGGGTGTAAACGGGGATGGCGACTTCGCTGATCTCCTGCACCCTCGCTGGTCTGGGCGGGGTGACCAGGACGTAGTCGTATTCGCTGTGCAGGACCTTCTCATAGACGCTCTGCAGCCCCACCGTTTTGGGGATGTGGGCCTGGTAGTAGTTGTCCCTGCGGTTGGGGTCCCGGGGCAGCGAGGCCGTCTTGGGCAGGCTGCTGAAGGAGGAGAGGGTCGGGGCCGGAGAGGGGGCCGCGTTGGCTCTGGTGGCCGAGGGGCTCCAGCATCGGTCCGAGTGGCCCAGGACTTTACACTCGCTGGTGCATGCCCACAGAGCTAACAGAGGAACAAGGTTAGGTTAGATATGTGGAGTGGTACAACTCATCTCTTCATCTATTGTTTTGATGTCTTCACTCCTTACCGTTTTGCCCCCCCATGGGAGGAACCATGGCCCCATCCTTCTTCAGGCCAGTGTCGCCGCTGACGTCACTGTCACTGTCATTGAAGTCGCTGTCCCCCTTGCCACTGTCTTTTCCACTGAAGGCGGGGTCCCGGGCAGAGATGGTGGTGTAAGAGTTGCCCTTCCAGATGGTGATGGGCCTCACCGCCTCTTTGCCGTTCCCATAGCCAGGCAGAGTGGAGTAGCCCtgaaggagagaagaagaagaagaagaagaagaagaaagcacaTGTTAGTGTCTGCTTAGTAAACACAATTCTCCCCCTCCTCACAACCCCTCTGTCCCAAAGGAGCATCTCACCTCGTGTTTATTCCCTCGgactttgctgttgttgtctGAGTCATACACACAGGGCACCTCGCTGCCGTCCTCAGAGGCCGAGCACATGTCGCTGCCCCCGGGGTGAGCCGGAGTGAAAGCACCGGGCTGGCTGCTGAACGAGTGTCCGTCAAAGACCTccgctcctcctccttctccacccgctcttcctcctccccccGCGGCTCCGTGGAGGGGCAGAAGCGGGTTGTCCCCCGCGTGGCCCCTGCTCCGCTCCAGCGTGCCCTTCTCCCCGTAGGAGTCGCTGTCCTCCCCGCTTTTGTCCCGCCGGCGCCGGTTGCAGGTGGTCGCGATGAGGATGATGGCGAGCAGCAGGAGCGTGCAGCTTCCCGCGAGCACGACGATGATCACCACCGACAGGTCCCACTGCGCGCGCGCCTCGTCCCCGCCGCCCGCCTGGTACACCGTCCTGTCGCTCGGCGGGGAGCCCGCGATGATGAGGAAGTGGAGCGTGGCGGTGGAGGTGAGAGCGGGCCTCCCGTTGTCGCTCACCGTCACGGTCACGCTCAGGGTCTCGTCCACGTCGTGGCTGAGCACCTGGTTCAGGTAGATATCCCCCGTGACTTTATTGACGGAAAACACGGAGGGCTCCCCGGTGGCGAGCCCGTACGACAGCTCTGAGTTCATGCCCTCGTCGGCGTCCCGCGCCTCCACTCGGGTCACGATGTAGCCCGTGGGGGCGTCCCGGGGCAGAAGCACCTCAGCCGAGCCGTTGTTGAGCGGCGGCTGCAAGATGAGCGGCGCGTTGTCGTTCTGGTCGATGATCCGGACGTAGACGCTGGCGCTGCCGGACAGAGGCGGCGAGCCGCCGTCGCTGGCTGTAATTCGGAGCTCCAGCTGCTTCATCACCTCATAGTTGAAGCTCCTGAGCGCGTAAAGAGAGCCGCTGGCGGGATCCAGAGACACGAAGGTGGAGATCGGGGAGCCCATGAAATAGGTGTCCGCTAGTTTGTAAGTGACCTTCCCGTTTGACCCCATGTCCATGTCCCGCGCCACCACCGTGGTGATGTAGGCGCCGGGTGCATTGTTCTCCACCACCGCCACTTCGTACACGGGCTTGCTGAACACCGGCGCGTTGTCGTTCTCGTCCGTCAGTCTGATGGTGTACTGCGAGATGGTCCTGAAAGGAGGGGAGCCCAGATCCTCCGCCACCACCGTTAAGTTATATTCGGGGATCTTCTCCCGGTCCAGCGGGCTGGTGCTCACGATCATGAAGCTGTCCTCGTACGCCTGCTGCAGTCTGAAGTGGTCGTGTCCGTACAGCGTGCAGTGCACCTGCCCGTTTGCGCCAGAGTCTCTGTCCGAGGTGCTGACCAGAGCCACGAAGCTCTCTCTGGCCGCAGCCTCTGTGATGTACGCTATCCCCGCTGTGATAGAGGTCATCGGGGTGATGGATATCTCCGGCGCGTTGTCGTTCACGTCCTGCACCTGAACTACAATTTTGCAAATGGCCGGGCTCGGGTTCGGACCCAGGTCGGTGGCCTGGACGTCAAACTCGTACGTGTTCTTGCTCTCAAAGTCAACGGGGCTCTCCAGAGTGAGCCGCCCCGTCTTCCTGTCCACCCTGAAGAGTTGCCGTATCTCGGGAGGCACCTGGTTTCCGAACCCGTACACCACCTCACCGTTCAGCCCTTCGTCCGGGTCCTCGGCGTTCAGGTCCAGCAGCAGGGAGCCCACCGGCGCGTCCTCGGGCAGGTCCACGGAGAAGCTGCTCCTGTCGAACACCGGGCTGTTGTCGTTGTAGTCTTTCACCTTGACATTTATGCGCGTCGTCCCGCTGCGGGACGGGTTGCCGCCGTCCATGGCGACCAGCTCCAGCGCGTAAGAGGCTTGCGTCTCCCTGTCCAGCTCCTTCATGAGCACCAGCTCCGCATATTTAACCCCGTCGGCCCTGCTGAGCACGTCGATGGAAAAGTGGCTGTTGACGGAGATCTGGTAGCTCTGGATGTAGTTCACCCCGACGTCCTCGTCCACGGCGAAGTCCAGCGGGATCCGGGTGCCGACCGCCGTGTTCTCGGAGATCTCCAGACTCGACTCCTTTCGGGGGAAC includes:
- the LOC116722119 gene encoding protocadherin-8, which produces MGGRGWNGLLVFTCASVLVLAAFTQGKTMKYQTFEEDAPGTVIGNLAKDVYSTSPFSGGSRNSFKMMKQFNSSFIRLRESDGQLTIGERVDRERICKHTLHCLIAFDVVSFSKEQFKLIHVEVEVRDINDNSPEFPRKESSLEISENTAVGTRIPLDFAVDEDVGVNYIQSYQISVNSHFSIDVLSRADGVKYAELVLMKELDRETQASYALELVAMDGGNPSRSGTTRINVKVKDYNDNSPVFDRSSFSVDLPEDAPVGSLLLDLNAEDPDEGLNGEVVYGFGNQVPPEIRQLFRVDRKTGRLTLESPVDFESKNTYEFDVQATDLGPNPSPAICKIVVQVQDVNDNAPEISITPMTSITAGIAYITEAAARESFVALVSTSDRDSGANGQVHCTLYGHDHFRLQQAYEDSFMIVSTSPLDREKIPEYNLTVVAEDLGSPPFRTISQYTIRLTDENDNAPVFSKPVYEVAVVENNAPGAYITTVVARDMDMGSNGKVTYKLADTYFMGSPISTFVSLDPASGSLYALRSFNYEVMKQLELRITASDGGSPPLSGSASVYVRIIDQNDNAPLILQPPLNNGSAEVLLPRDAPTGYIVTRVEARDADEGMNSELSYGLATGEPSVFSVNKVTGDIYLNQVLSHDVDETLSVTVTVSDNGRPALTSTATLHFLIIAGSPPSDRTVYQAGGGDEARAQWDLSVVIIVVLAGSCTLLLLAIILIATTCNRRRRDKSGEDSDSYGEKGTLERSRGHAGDNPLLPLHGAAGGGGRAGGEGGGAEVFDGHSFSSQPGAFTPAHPGGSDMCSASEDGSEVPCVYDSDNNSKVRGNKHEGYSTLPGYGNGKEAVRPITIWKGNSYTTISARDPAFSGKDSGKGDSDFNDSDSDVSGDTGLKKDGAMVPPMGGQNALWACTSECKVLGHSDRCWSPSATRANAAPSPAPTLSSFSSLPKTASLPRDPNRRDNYYQAHIPKTVGLQSVYEKVLHSEYDYVLVTPPRPARVQEISEVAIPVYTPTPTHCPNNDV